Proteins encoded by one window of Nocardioides euryhalodurans:
- a CDS encoding ATP-binding protein encodes MTTQAAPARQRSTTGVLGLPQVLRLAGFALATYLAGDIGRLTFDEQLQISLVWPLYGVAVLWLASGTPRTWPWDVAGLVAATAASVLLNDGTAAQAVLGAVLALVAAGAWVAVMRALAPDLWGAGGARPMGTLRDLAVFLAASAVAAGVAALGRGTGLGLVPVSSPEDIWLTAIRNLSWILGIGALGMLVLPRRDLSPARWWSRAGRDEHLPLRVLETLAVVAATVGLATAAFGSDPTPFSFSLVLCTVWAAFRLPSVGALAFALVLGAVGVLATLQGIGVFAGATDPFTGAAIAQGFLITQVVAALAISFATEERRAAVARAGAAEREADSRAALFSAVIEHLAEGVSVITADETYAVRNPAVRRMTGAGGFLRPSLGGADQPVMVSSDGEPLAVADMPHARARNGESVIRELVRIRTADGTERFLEVTSIPVHGLDGDPRPVVVNTLRDVTTEQEERDQLVAFAGVVAHDLKNPLTVVRGWTESLREELEAAEEPDVATLRSMLSRVQGASDQMHHFIDDLLDFAVARDRPLHVVELDLSALGEEVAELRREGGTRPRISVQPGMIVRGDRALLRQLLDNLVGNAVKYVAPGVRPSVAVTASEVDGTLEVSVTDNGVGIPAGMRRKVFDSFARAHAPDYTGTGLGLAICERVVSRHGGRIWVDEEQVDGTRIRFTLPVR; translated from the coding sequence ATGACGACGCAGGCCGCCCCCGCGCGCCAGCGGTCCACCACCGGCGTGCTCGGGCTCCCTCAGGTCCTGCGTCTCGCCGGGTTCGCGCTCGCCACCTACCTCGCCGGCGACATCGGGCGGCTGACCTTCGACGAGCAGCTCCAGATCAGCCTGGTCTGGCCGTTGTACGGCGTCGCCGTGCTCTGGCTGGCTTCCGGCACGCCCCGGACGTGGCCGTGGGACGTCGCGGGCCTGGTGGCGGCCACGGCCGCCTCGGTCCTGCTCAACGACGGGACCGCCGCGCAGGCCGTCCTGGGAGCCGTCCTGGCGCTGGTCGCCGCCGGAGCGTGGGTGGCGGTGATGCGGGCGCTGGCACCGGACCTGTGGGGCGCGGGCGGTGCGCGTCCGATGGGCACCCTGCGCGACCTCGCGGTCTTCCTCGCCGCCAGCGCCGTCGCCGCGGGCGTCGCCGCCCTCGGGCGGGGCACCGGCCTGGGGCTGGTGCCGGTGTCGTCACCGGAGGACATCTGGCTCACGGCCATCCGCAACCTCAGCTGGATCCTGGGCATCGGTGCCCTCGGCATGCTGGTCCTGCCGCGTCGGGACCTGTCTCCGGCGCGGTGGTGGTCGCGAGCCGGCCGCGACGAGCACCTGCCGCTGCGCGTCCTCGAGACGCTCGCGGTGGTCGCCGCGACCGTCGGCCTGGCCACGGCCGCGTTCGGCTCCGACCCGACCCCGTTCTCGTTCTCGCTGGTGCTGTGCACCGTCTGGGCGGCCTTCCGGCTGCCCTCGGTGGGAGCGCTCGCCTTCGCGCTGGTGCTGGGCGCCGTGGGCGTGCTGGCCACGCTGCAGGGCATCGGCGTCTTCGCCGGCGCGACGGACCCCTTCACCGGGGCCGCGATCGCCCAGGGCTTCCTCATCACCCAGGTGGTGGCCGCGCTCGCGATCTCCTTCGCCACCGAGGAGCGGCGCGCGGCCGTCGCCCGGGCCGGTGCGGCCGAACGTGAGGCTGACTCGCGGGCGGCGCTCTTCTCGGCGGTCATCGAGCACCTCGCCGAGGGCGTCAGCGTGATCACCGCCGACGAGACGTACGCCGTCCGCAACCCCGCGGTGCGCCGGATGACCGGTGCGGGAGGGTTCCTGCGGCCCTCCCTCGGCGGGGCCGACCAGCCGGTGATGGTCTCCTCGGACGGGGAGCCGTTGGCCGTCGCCGACATGCCGCACGCCCGCGCCCGGAACGGCGAGAGCGTGATCCGGGAGCTGGTGCGGATCCGGACGGCTGACGGGACCGAGCGCTTCCTCGAGGTCACCTCCATCCCGGTGCACGGCCTCGACGGAGACCCGCGGCCGGTCGTCGTCAACACGCTGCGCGACGTCACGACCGAGCAGGAGGAGCGCGACCAGCTGGTCGCCTTCGCCGGCGTGGTCGCCCACGACCTCAAGAACCCGCTCACGGTCGTGCGCGGCTGGACCGAGAGCCTGCGCGAGGAGCTGGAGGCCGCGGAGGAGCCGGACGTCGCCACGCTGCGCTCCATGCTCTCCCGGGTCCAGGGCGCCTCGGACCAGATGCACCACTTCATCGACGACCTGCTGGACTTCGCGGTGGCCCGCGACCGCCCGCTCCACGTCGTCGAGCTGGACCTCTCCGCACTCGGCGAGGAGGTCGCCGAGCTGCGACGCGAGGGTGGGACGCGACCGCGGATCTCGGTACAGCCGGGCATGATCGTCCGAGGCGACCGGGCGCTGCTGCGGCAGCTGCTCGACAACCTGGTCGGCAACGCGGTCAAGTACGTCGCGCCCGGCGTACGCCCGTCGGTGGCGGTGACGGCCAGCGAGGTCGACGGCACCCTCGAGGTCTCGGTGACCGACAACGGGGTCGGCATCCCTGCCGGCATGCGCCGCAAGGTCTTCGACAGCTTCGCCCGGGCGCACGCGCCGGACTACACCGGCACTGGCCTGGGTCTCGCGATCTGCGAGCGGGTCGTGTCTCGTCACGGGGGTCGGATCTGGGTCGACGAGGAGCAGGTGGACGGGACCCGGATCCGCTTCACGCTGCCGGTCCGCTGA
- a CDS encoding glycosyltransferase, with translation MRVAQLANFVGPASGGMKTAIERLGQGYVEAGAARLLVVPGRRDERTSGDHGDVVQLRAPQVGGGYRLIVEPWRVAEVLEAFAPTSLEVSDKSTMLPVARWARRRGVLTILFSHERLDAMLSLRTGWDRGVATPVGVLNRVLVRQFDRVVVTSRFAEREFRAVAEAAGTSVHRVPLGVDLETFRPPPARGPRGEGSRLVHVGRLSREKSPHLAVATAVELHRRGVPVRLDVYGTGPHRGELEELAAGAPVTFHGHVEGREELAALVGAADVSLSVCPGETFGLAVLEALACGTPVVTASYGGARELVDHESGAWADPAPGPLADAVLAVLGRPEPVARSAARRRAEQFCWSVTVREMLALHTRALGVRPRGAAGELSA, from the coding sequence GTGCGCGTCGCACAGCTGGCCAACTTCGTCGGGCCGGCCTCGGGCGGCATGAAGACCGCGATCGAACGACTCGGACAGGGCTACGTCGAGGCCGGCGCGGCCCGGCTGCTGGTCGTCCCCGGACGGCGCGACGAGCGCACCTCGGGTGACCACGGCGACGTCGTGCAGCTGCGCGCCCCGCAGGTCGGGGGCGGCTACCGGCTGATCGTCGAGCCGTGGCGGGTCGCCGAGGTGCTCGAGGCGTTCGCCCCGACCTCGCTGGAGGTCTCCGACAAGTCGACGATGCTGCCGGTGGCGCGCTGGGCGCGGCGGCGCGGAGTCCTGACCATCCTGTTCTCCCACGAGCGGCTCGACGCCATGCTGTCGTTGCGCACGGGCTGGGACCGCGGGGTCGCCACCCCGGTCGGGGTGCTGAACCGGGTGCTGGTGCGGCAGTTCGACCGGGTCGTGGTCACCTCGCGATTCGCGGAGCGGGAGTTCCGCGCGGTCGCCGAGGCGGCCGGGACCAGCGTCCACCGGGTGCCGCTCGGCGTGGACCTCGAGACCTTCAGACCGCCCCCGGCGCGCGGTCCGCGGGGCGAGGGGAGTCGCCTGGTCCACGTGGGACGGCTGTCGCGGGAGAAGAGTCCGCACCTGGCCGTGGCCACCGCGGTGGAGCTCCACCGTCGCGGGGTCCCGGTCCGACTGGACGTCTACGGGACAGGTCCCCACCGGGGGGAGCTCGAGGAGCTCGCCGCCGGGGCGCCGGTCACCTTCCACGGCCACGTGGAGGGTCGCGAGGAGCTCGCGGCCCTCGTCGGAGCGGCCGACGTGTCCCTGTCGGTCTGCCCGGGGGAGACCTTCGGGCTGGCCGTCCTCGAGGCGCTGGCCTGCGGGACCCCGGTCGTGACGGCGTCGTACGGCGGGGCGCGCGAGCTGGTCGACCACGAGTCCGGCGCGTGGGCGGATCCCGCGCCGGGTCCGCTCGCCGACGCGGTGCTCGCGGTCCTGGGCCGTCCGGAGCCGGTCGCCCGGTCAGCGGCTCGCCGTCGCGCGGAGCAGTTCTGCTGGAGCGTCACGGTGCGCGAGATGCTCGCCCTCCACACCCGGGCGCTCGGCGTCCGACCCCGCGGCGCGGCGGGGGAGCTCAGCGCCTGA
- a CDS encoding glycosyltransferase family 4 protein, translated as MRVAIVTESFLPQVNGVANSVRHVAEQLVRQGHQPLVVAPGHGPDHYLGIPVTRVRSVGLPGYRAFPLGLPDAALERALADFGPDVVHLASPIVVGAAGLRAARRLGVPTVAVYQTDIAGFARQYGVRAEVLLDRWVGRLHRKADRTLVPSHSSYRQLAALGVPDLHLWRRGVSLDLFDPSRRDQERHATLSHDGRDVLVGYVGRLAAEKQVRRLAEIAGIPGTRLVVVGEGPERSWLGRHLPGAHFSGQLGGTHLATAFASLDVFVHPGTSETFCQTVQEAQASGVPVVAAAAGGPLDLVEHGRTGLLFDPEDRFSLWRTVTAAVRDADLRSRMAAAAHAKVQDRTWPIVVEDLVERHYRAVLDQRRLAIA; from the coding sequence ATGCGTGTCGCGATCGTCACCGAGTCGTTCCTGCCGCAGGTCAACGGCGTCGCCAACTCTGTACGGCACGTCGCCGAGCAGCTGGTCCGCCAGGGTCACCAGCCGCTCGTCGTCGCGCCGGGCCACGGGCCCGACCACTACCTCGGCATCCCGGTGACCCGGGTGCGGTCGGTGGGGCTACCGGGCTACCGGGCCTTCCCGCTCGGGCTCCCCGACGCGGCGCTGGAGCGGGCGCTGGCCGACTTCGGGCCGGACGTGGTGCACCTCGCCTCGCCGATCGTGGTCGGTGCGGCCGGGCTGCGGGCCGCACGCCGGCTGGGGGTGCCGACGGTCGCGGTCTACCAGACCGACATCGCCGGCTTCGCCCGGCAGTACGGCGTCCGCGCCGAGGTGCTGCTTGACCGCTGGGTCGGCCGGCTGCACCGCAAGGCCGACCGCACCCTGGTCCCGTCCCACTCCTCCTACCGCCAGCTCGCCGCGCTCGGGGTGCCCGACCTCCACCTCTGGCGCCGCGGCGTCTCCCTCGACCTCTTCGACCCCTCGCGCCGCGACCAGGAGCGCCACGCGACGCTCTCCCACGACGGGCGGGACGTGCTCGTGGGCTACGTCGGGCGGCTGGCCGCCGAGAAGCAGGTCCGCCGGCTCGCCGAGATCGCCGGGATCCCCGGCACCCGCCTGGTCGTCGTCGGTGAGGGCCCGGAGCGCTCGTGGCTCGGTCGTCACCTGCCGGGCGCCCACTTCTCGGGCCAGCTCGGCGGCACCCACCTCGCCACGGCCTTCGCGTCCCTCGACGTCTTCGTCCACCCGGGGACGTCCGAGACGTTCTGCCAGACGGTGCAGGAGGCGCAGGCCAGCGGCGTGCCGGTCGTCGCGGCCGCCGCCGGTGGGCCGCTGGACCTCGTCGAGCACGGGCGTACGGGCCTGCTGTTCGACCCCGAGGACCGGTTCTCCCTGTGGCGGACCGTCACCGCAGCCGTGCGGGACGCCGACCTGCGGTCCCGGATGGCGGCGGCAGCCCACGCAAAGGTGCAGGACCGGACCTGGCCGATCGTGGTGGAGGACTTGGTCGAGCGGCACTACCGCGCGGTCCTCGACCAGCGCCGGCTGGCGATCGCCTGA
- the meaB gene encoding methylmalonyl Co-A mutase-associated GTPase MeaB, translating to MGRRSTGNVPELVERARAGDPRAVARLISLVEDESPLLREVMAGLVAYAGDAQVVGITGPPGVGKSTSTSALVGELRRAGKRVGVLAVDPSSPFSGGALLGDRVRMQDHALDPEVYIRSMASRGHLGGLSWTTPQALRVLDAAGCDVILVETVGVGQSEVEIAGLADTTLVLMAPGMGDGIQAAKAGILEIGDVYVINKADRDGADQVRRELRSMLALAERQEGAWAPPIVKTVASRAEGLDEVVAEIDRHHAWLAESGELAARRASRARDEIEAIAVTALRARWGDVHGRGELDELAAAVVAGDCDPYAAADVLLESFAD from the coding sequence GTGGGTCGGAGGTCCACCGGCAACGTCCCGGAGCTGGTCGAGAGGGCGCGCGCGGGTGACCCGCGCGCCGTGGCGCGGCTGATCTCGCTCGTCGAGGACGAGTCGCCGCTGCTGCGCGAGGTGATGGCGGGCCTGGTGGCGTACGCCGGCGACGCGCAGGTCGTCGGCATCACGGGCCCGCCCGGCGTCGGCAAGTCCACCTCGACCAGCGCGCTGGTCGGCGAGCTGCGCCGCGCCGGCAAGCGGGTCGGGGTCCTGGCCGTCGACCCCTCCTCCCCGTTCTCGGGCGGCGCCCTGCTGGGCGACCGGGTGCGGATGCAGGACCACGCGCTGGACCCCGAGGTCTACATCCGCTCGATGGCCTCGCGAGGACACCTCGGGGGCCTGTCGTGGACCACGCCGCAGGCGTTGCGGGTGCTCGACGCCGCCGGGTGCGACGTGATCCTCGTCGAGACGGTGGGGGTCGGGCAGAGCGAGGTCGAGATCGCCGGCCTGGCCGACACGACCCTGGTGCTCATGGCGCCGGGCATGGGTGACGGGATCCAGGCCGCAAAGGCGGGCATCCTCGAGATCGGCGACGTCTACGTCATCAACAAGGCCGACCGCGACGGCGCCGACCAGGTCCGTCGCGAGCTGCGCTCCATGCTCGCGCTGGCCGAGCGCCAGGAGGGCGCCTGGGCGCCGCCCATCGTCAAGACCGTCGCCTCCCGGGCGGAGGGTCTCGACGAGGTGGTGGCCGAGATCGACCGGCACCACGCGTGGCTGGCCGAGTCCGGGGAGCTGGCCGCCCGACGCGCGAGCCGCGCGCGCGACGAGATCGAGGCGATCGCGGTGACGGCGCTGCGGGCGCGCTGGGGCGACGTCCACGGCCGGGGCGAGCTCGACGAGCTGGCTGCCGCCGTCGTGGCGGGGGACTGCGACCCCTACGCCGCCGCCGACGTGCTGCTGGAGTCCTTCGCCGACTGA
- a CDS encoding acetyl-CoA C-acetyltransferase, translating into MSDSARSTSVIVAGARTPIGRLLGGLKDLSAAELGGVAIKGALEKAGVQPDQVDYLIMGQVILAGAGQNPARTAGIAAGLPMSMPSITINKVCLSGINAIAMADQMIRAGEHDIVVAGGMESMTRAPHLLPRSREGFKYGNTALVDSMAYDALHDQATDQAMINLTESCNSAGAGLSREEQDSFAAQSHQRASLAWKNGLFDDEVVPVTISTRKGDVVVAEDEGVRGDTTVESLAGLRPVAKDGTITAGSASQISDGACAVVVMSKARAEELGLTWLAEIGAHGQVAGPDSTLQLQPARAIEKAAGKDGIAVSDIDLFELNEAFAAVGIESARQLGVDQDRVNVNGGAIALGHPVGMSGARIVLHLALELQRRGGGTGAAALCGGGGQGDALIIRVPA; encoded by the coding sequence ATGTCCGACTCCGCTCGATCCACCAGCGTCATCGTCGCCGGAGCGCGTACGCCCATCGGTCGGCTGCTGGGCGGCCTGAAGGACCTCTCCGCCGCGGAGCTCGGCGGCGTCGCGATCAAGGGTGCCCTCGAGAAGGCGGGCGTCCAGCCCGACCAGGTCGACTACCTGATCATGGGCCAGGTGATCCTGGCCGGTGCCGGCCAGAACCCCGCCCGGACCGCCGGCATCGCGGCCGGGCTGCCGATGAGCATGCCCTCGATCACGATCAACAAGGTGTGCCTCTCGGGCATCAACGCGATCGCGATGGCCGACCAGATGATCCGCGCCGGCGAGCACGACATCGTCGTGGCGGGCGGCATGGAGTCGATGACCCGCGCTCCCCACCTGCTGCCCAGGTCCCGCGAGGGCTTCAAGTACGGCAACACCGCGCTGGTGGACTCGATGGCCTACGACGCCCTCCACGACCAGGCGACCGACCAGGCCATGATCAACCTGACCGAGAGCTGCAACAGCGCGGGCGCCGGCCTGTCCCGCGAGGAGCAGGACTCGTTCGCCGCGCAGTCCCACCAGCGGGCGTCGCTGGCCTGGAAGAACGGTCTCTTCGACGACGAGGTCGTCCCGGTGACCATCAGCACGCGCAAGGGCGACGTGGTCGTCGCCGAGGACGAGGGCGTCCGCGGCGACACGACCGTGGAGTCGCTCGCCGGGCTCCGGCCGGTCGCCAAGGACGGCACGATCACCGCCGGTTCCGCCTCGCAGATCTCCGACGGCGCCTGCGCCGTCGTCGTGATGAGCAAGGCCAGGGCCGAGGAGCTGGGCCTGACCTGGCTCGCCGAGATCGGGGCCCACGGCCAGGTGGCCGGCCCCGACTCGACGCTGCAGCTGCAGCCTGCCCGGGCGATCGAGAAGGCCGCCGGCAAGGACGGCATCGCGGTCTCCGACATCGACCTGTTCGAGCTCAACGAGGCCTTCGCCGCGGTCGGTATCGAGTCCGCCCGCCAGCTCGGCGTCGACCAGGACCGCGTCAACGTCAACGGAGGCGCCATCGCCCTCGGCCACCCGGTCGGCATGTCGGGCGCCCGGATCGTCCTGCACCTCGCCCTGGAGCTGCAGCGGCGCGGTGGTGGCACCGGCGCCGCGGCGCTCTGCGGCGGCGGCGGCCAGGGCGACGCCCTCATCATCCGCGTCCCCGCCTGA
- the mce gene encoding methylmalonyl-CoA epimerase, translated as MSSAPLEIPNHLFTAIDHVGIAVADLDEAIAFYRDTYGMRVVHEETNEAQGVREAMVAVGDTDSCLQLLAPLTPESTIAKFLDRSGPGLQQLALRVTDVEQVAAILRDRGLRLLYDAPRGGTAGSRVNFVHPKDAGGVLVELVEPAGEAGSH; from the coding sequence ATGAGCAGCGCACCCCTCGAGATCCCCAACCACCTCTTCACCGCGATCGACCACGTCGGCATCGCCGTGGCGGACCTGGACGAGGCGATCGCCTTCTACCGCGACACCTACGGCATGCGGGTCGTCCACGAGGAGACCAACGAGGCGCAGGGGGTCCGCGAGGCGATGGTCGCCGTCGGCGACACCGACTCCTGCCTGCAGCTGCTCGCCCCCCTCACCCCCGAGTCGACGATCGCGAAGTTCCTCGACCGCTCTGGCCCCGGCCTGCAGCAGCTCGCCCTCCGCGTGACCGACGTCGAGCAGGTCGCCGCGATCCTCCGCGACCGTGGGCTGCGCCTGCTCTACGACGCCCCGCGGGGCGGGACGGCCGGCAGCCGGGTCAACTTCGTCCACCCCAAGGACGCCGGCGGCGTGCTGGTGGAGCTGGTCGAACCGGCCGGGGAGGCAGGCAGCCACTGA
- the ccrA gene encoding crotonyl-CoA carboxylase/reductase, producing the protein MHKILEAIQSDEASAGDVAALELPESYRAAFVSKDEVDMFEGLSSRDKDPRQSLHVDEVAMPELGPGEAVVAVMASAINYNTVWTSIFEPVSTFGFLERYGRLSELTRRHDLPYHVVGSDLAGVVLRTGPGVTKWKPGDRVVAHCLSVELEGPDGHNDTMLDTEQRIWGFETNFGGLADVALVKANQLMPKPEHLTWEEAASPGLVNCTAYRQLVSKNGGDMKQGDNVLIWGASGGLGGFATQYALNGGATPVCVVSNEEKEKIARSMGAELIINRSAEDYRFWNEEGTQQDPKEWKRLGARIRELTGGEDIDIVFEHPGRETFGASVFVTRKGGTITTCASTSGYMHEYDNRYLWMNLKRIISSHFANYRESWEANRLIAKGKIHPTLSRTYPLAEVGQAALDVHHNAHQGKVGVLCLAPEEGLGVRDEEMRATHLEAINRFRGV; encoded by the coding sequence GTGCACAAGATCCTGGAAGCCATCCAGTCCGACGAGGCCAGCGCGGGCGACGTCGCCGCCCTCGAGCTCCCCGAGTCCTACCGCGCCGCCTTCGTGTCGAAGGACGAGGTCGACATGTTCGAGGGCCTCTCCAGCCGTGACAAGGACCCGCGCCAGAGCCTCCACGTCGACGAGGTCGCGATGCCCGAGCTCGGCCCGGGCGAGGCGGTCGTGGCCGTGATGGCCTCGGCCATCAACTACAACACCGTGTGGACCTCGATCTTCGAGCCGGTCTCCACCTTCGGCTTCCTCGAGCGGTACGGGCGGCTCTCGGAGCTGACCAGGCGTCACGACCTGCCCTACCACGTGGTGGGCTCCGACCTGGCGGGCGTCGTGCTCCGCACCGGGCCCGGCGTGACCAAGTGGAAGCCGGGCGACCGGGTGGTGGCCCACTGCCTGTCGGTGGAGCTCGAGGGTCCCGACGGGCACAACGACACGATGCTCGACACCGAGCAGCGGATCTGGGGCTTCGAGACCAACTTCGGCGGCCTGGCCGACGTGGCGCTGGTCAAGGCCAACCAGCTGATGCCCAAGCCCGAGCACCTCACCTGGGAGGAGGCCGCCTCCCCCGGCCTCGTCAACTGCACGGCCTACCGCCAGCTGGTCAGCAAGAACGGCGGCGACATGAAGCAGGGAGACAACGTCCTGATCTGGGGCGCCTCCGGCGGCCTCGGCGGCTTCGCCACGCAGTACGCCCTCAACGGTGGCGCGACGCCCGTGTGCGTGGTCTCGAACGAGGAGAAGGAGAAGATCGCGCGCTCGATGGGCGCCGAGCTGATCATCAACCGCTCCGCCGAGGACTACCGGTTCTGGAACGAGGAGGGAACCCAGCAGGACCCGAAGGAGTGGAAGCGGCTCGGCGCGAGGATCCGCGAGCTCACCGGCGGCGAGGACATCGACATCGTCTTCGAGCACCCCGGCCGCGAGACCTTCGGCGCCAGCGTCTTCGTCACCCGCAAGGGCGGCACCATCACCACCTGCGCCTCGACCAGCGGCTACATGCACGAGTACGACAACCGCTACCTGTGGATGAACCTCAAGCGGATCATCTCCTCCCACTTCGCCAACTACCGTGAGTCGTGGGAGGCGAACCGGCTGATCGCCAAGGGCAAGATCCACCCGACCCTCTCGCGCACCTACCCGCTCGCCGAGGTCGGCCAGGCCGCGCTCGACGTCCACCACAACGCCCACCAGGGCAAGGTGGGGGTGCTCTGCCTGGCTCCCGAGGAGGGCCTCGGGGTGCGCGACGAGGAGATGCGCGCCACCCATCTCGAGGCGATCAACCGGTTCCGCGGCGTGTGA
- a CDS encoding DivIVA domain-containing protein, translated as MSDSGLSIFDDDEPDTGSDAGERKGRPDSDATQVMPAVSDKKPAPQPADDASERTQKVPVVPPAAAPRPAPQVRQPASPTTPGRAAPAPAAAAAFPTVRRGGYDKDAVDARFKQLAGEKSGLSSSLTESEKRVLELESQLEDTRRQLEENLNPSYAGLGGRASAMLRLAEEEAADVRTAAQRDAAEIREQAARDADAMRADANREAEDVRLVQLKEIEESRTRLVEDAERERELARTEAEDTLASARREADQLRLASQQETNDMKTSAKREAEAARAAADREVQEARRALAVEKERLAKEAAEHHSNATAETQRLVTESEERASAAEQRAREAIKQATEHRQQAQSEAEATLTRARREAEQIVASARSQADSITASGNAEADRELAAVKAEVDRMQKRRDAIAAQLTSLRDVVAGFGDDDK; from the coding sequence ATGAGTGACAGCGGTCTGTCCATCTTCGACGACGACGAGCCGGACACCGGATCCGACGCCGGCGAGCGCAAGGGCCGACCCGACAGCGACGCCACGCAGGTGATGCCGGCGGTCAGCGACAAGAAGCCCGCGCCGCAGCCTGCGGACGACGCCTCGGAGCGGACCCAGAAGGTCCCGGTCGTGCCGCCGGCGGCGGCCCCCCGACCCGCCCCGCAGGTGCGCCAGCCGGCGAGCCCCACCACGCCCGGACGCGCCGCCCCGGCGCCCGCTGCGGCAGCGGCGTTCCCGACCGTGCGGCGCGGCGGCTACGACAAGGACGCGGTCGACGCCCGGTTCAAGCAGCTCGCGGGCGAGAAGTCCGGGCTGTCGAGCAGCCTCACCGAGTCCGAGAAGCGGGTGCTCGAGCTGGAGTCCCAGCTGGAGGACACCCGCCGGCAGCTCGAGGAGAACCTCAACCCCTCCTATGCCGGCCTCGGCGGCCGGGCCTCCGCGATGCTGCGACTGGCCGAGGAGGAGGCGGCCGACGTACGCACGGCCGCGCAGCGGGACGCCGCGGAGATCCGGGAGCAGGCCGCCCGCGACGCCGACGCCATGCGCGCCGACGCCAACCGCGAGGCCGAGGACGTGCGGCTGGTGCAGCTCAAGGAGATCGAGGAGTCGCGGACCCGCCTGGTCGAGGACGCCGAGCGCGAGCGCGAGCTGGCCCGCACCGAGGCGGAGGACACCCTGGCCTCGGCGCGGCGCGAGGCCGATCAGCTGCGCCTGGCCTCCCAGCAGGAGACCAACGACATGAAGACCAGCGCCAAGCGGGAGGCCGAGGCCGCGCGCGCCGCCGCCGACCGCGAGGTGCAGGAGGCCCGCAGGGCGCTCGCCGTGGAGAAGGAACGGCTGGCCAAGGAGGCCGCCGAGCACCACAGCAACGCCACGGCCGAGACCCAGCGGCTGGTGACGGAGTCCGAGGAGCGCGCCTCCGCCGCCGAGCAGCGCGCCCGCGAGGCGATCAAGCAGGCCACCGAGCACCGCCAGCAGGCCCAGTCCGAGGCCGAGGCGACCCTCACCCGCGCGCGCCGCGAGGCCGAGCAGATCGTGGCGTCCGCGCGTAGCCAGGCCGACTCGATCACTGCCAGCGGCAACGCCGAGGCCGACCGCGAGCTGGCAGCGGTCAAGGCCGAGGTCGACCGGATGCAGAAGCGCCGCGACGCCATCGCCGCCCAGCTCACCTCGCTGCGTGACGTGGTCGCCGGCTTCGGCGACGACGACAAGTAG
- a CDS encoding AI-2E family transporter, with translation MGWLDRFRSSSEVRQAARAERAADVAQQAAEQADSSAEQATVAAEQAEQAAESSAESAERVDNATDLVAESPVPPATTGRGFRPPSLLRHSAFSIGFTGALGALVALFLSQQLLSISSILTLLVLSLFLAIGLNPLVEWFMRRGARRGVAVFVVLTMVLTLFALFVVAVVPVISDQVALITENAPRWIRELQANSLVQRIDERFDVFTKVEEYVSNGDFGEQAFGGAVGVGLAVLSALANSVIVLVLMIYFLSSLPSIKHAGYSLAPASRRPRVSELGDKIIRSTGAYVAGAFVVAVCAGLTTLVFTFFVGLGDYSFALAFIVGLLSLIPVVGSVISAVLITALGLTVSPTIAIICLAYYLAYQQLEAYVIYPRIMARSVEVPGAVTVIAALVGGGLMGVIGAVLAVPTAAALLLLHREVFLTRQDAR, from the coding sequence ATGGGCTGGCTGGACCGGTTCCGCAGCTCCTCCGAGGTTCGTCAGGCCGCCCGCGCCGAGCGGGCGGCCGACGTCGCGCAGCAGGCCGCCGAGCAGGCCGACTCCTCCGCCGAGCAGGCGACGGTCGCGGCCGAGCAGGCGGAGCAGGCGGCCGAGTCCTCGGCGGAGTCGGCCGAGCGCGTCGACAACGCGACCGACCTGGTCGCCGAGAGCCCGGTCCCGCCTGCGACCACCGGCCGGGGCTTCCGCCCGCCCAGCCTGTTGCGGCACTCGGCGTTCTCGATCGGTTTCACCGGCGCCCTCGGCGCGCTGGTCGCCCTCTTCCTCAGCCAGCAGCTGCTCTCGATCTCCTCGATCCTGACGCTGCTGGTGCTCTCCCTCTTCCTCGCGATCGGGCTGAATCCGCTCGTCGAGTGGTTCATGAGGCGCGGGGCACGCCGCGGCGTCGCGGTCTTCGTGGTGCTGACCATGGTGCTGACGCTGTTCGCGCTGTTCGTCGTCGCGGTGGTTCCCGTGATCAGCGACCAGGTCGCGCTGATCACCGAGAACGCCCCGCGCTGGATCCGGGAGCTGCAGGCCAACTCGCTGGTGCAGCGCATCGACGAGCGCTTCGACGTCTTCACCAAGGTCGAGGAGTACGTCAGCAACGGCGACTTCGGTGAGCAGGCCTTCGGCGGGGCCGTCGGCGTCGGCCTGGCGGTGCTCTCCGCGCTCGCCAACAGCGTCATCGTGCTGGTGCTGATGATCTACTTCCTGTCCTCGTTGCCCAGCATCAAGCACGCGGGCTACAGCCTCGCCCCCGCCTCGCGCCGTCCGCGGGTCAGCGAGCTCGGCGACAAGATCATCCGCTCGACCGGCGCCTACGTCGCCGGCGCCTTCGTCGTCGCGGTCTGCGCGGGCCTGACCACCCTGGTCTTCACGTTCTTCGTCGGCCTCGGCGACTACTCCTTCGCGCTGGCCTTCATCGTCGGACTGCTGAGCCTGATCCCGGTGGTCGGCTCCGTGATCTCGGCGGTCCTGATCACCGCCCTCGGGCTCACGGTCTCGCCCACCATCGCGATCATCTGCCTGGCCTACTACCTCGCGTACCAGCAGCTCGAGGCGTACGTCATCTACCCGCGGATCATGGCGCGCTCGGTCGAGGTGCCGGGCGCCGTGACGGTGATCGCCGCGCTCGTGGGCGGCGGGCTGATGGGCGTCATCGGGGCGGTGCTCGCCGTCCCGACCGCGGCGGCACTGCTGCTGCTGCACCGCGAGGTGTTCCTCACGCGGCAGGACGCGCGGTAG